CGACGGCGGCCGCGACGCGCAGTGGGGAGACTCGGGGGCTCAACGGACCCTCCTACTACAGGACGTAGTACTCAATCTACCGATGCCGTCAGGCACCCGCGACACTGGGTCCCTTCGCGATCCCGGCGGCGGGCTCCCGGTAGGCGACGTCCACGACCCGGTCGCCCACGAACGTCAGGCTGGTGACGCTCGCCAGCGCGCACTCGCGCCTGTTCGGCAGGTGCCAGAGGCGGCGCCGCTCGGCGTACCGGCGCAGGGTCCAGATCGGCAGCTGGTGGCTGACGCAGACGGCCTCGCGGCCCCGCGCCGCCTCCCGCGCCCTGATCACCGCGGCGCGCATCCGGGCGGCGAGCGCCTTGTACGGCTCGCCCCAGGACGGGCGAAACGGGTTGCGCAGGTGGTACCAGTGCTCGGGACGGCGCAGCGAGCCCGCCCCGGCCCCGAACGTCAGCCCCTCGAAGTGGTTGTCGGCCTCGATGAGGCGGTCGTCCACCGTCACGGGCAGGTCGAGCGCGTCGGCGAGCGGCGCGGCCGTCTCCAGCGCCCGCTGCAGCGGCGAGGAGAACAGCGCGGCGACGTCCCGGTCGGCGAACCACTTGGCGGCCGCCTTCGCCATGAGGACGCCGTCCTCGCTGAGACGGTATCCGGGCAGCCGCCCGTACAGGACGCCCTCGGGATTGTGCACCTCACCGTGCCGCAGCAGGTGAACGATCGTCTTCTCAGTCATCGCGACGTCAGGTTACCCGCGTCGCGCCGCGCCCCCGACCTCCGGCCCGGTTCCCGGCGGCGCGGCTCAGCGGCGGGTCGAGGCGACGAACCGGGCGATGCGCGCGGCGGCCCGGTCGAGGTCCGCCTTGCCGATCTCCTCGCCCTCCAGTGACTGGAGGTACCAGTACGTCAGCGCGGCGGTGCAGATGCCGGCGTTGTCCGCCGGCGCGGTGCACCTGATCGGCGACGCGACCCCGTCGGAGTCGAGGGTGGCGAGCGTCGCCGCCACGGAGGGCGAGGGGGACCGCTCCTGCTCCTCCGGGTCGTCGGACGCGAGCATCGCCCGGTAGGCGGGCGTGCCGGTGGGGAGGTCCTCGCGGACGGTCAGGCGCGAGGTGCAGCCGCCGTTCTGCTCTCTCTCCCGCCGCGCCTGAGGAGAGTCGGGGAAGTAGTGGCACAGATGGCTCGTGAGCCCGGCGATCGCCCCCTGCCACGGCTGGGTGATCAGGGCCGTCCGCGGGTCGCCGGCCGTGTTGAGGCCCGAGTTCGCGCCGATGGACCCCTCGCACGGCCCGTCCTCCGGGCCGATCAGCAGACCCTGCCCGGTGCGGTACACGATCGCGCCGTCCGGCAGGTCGACCTGGGCGGGCAGCGTGATCCGCGCGGGCCCGGACGACGGCGTGACCGAATCCCCGAGCGGCCCGCGGATGTGGCACTGCCGCACCTCGGCGACCGTGGCGGCCGCCTTCGTCGTCACCGCCGCGGTGGGCCCGGGAGCGGGGTCGTCGCCGCCGCCCCGCTGGATCGCGACGGCGCCGCCCCCGACGACCACCGCGGCCGCGCCGACCACGGCCGCCGTCACCCCGGCGCCGCCGCCGAGGAGCGCCTTCACGCCCGACGCTCCGGCGACCTTCCCCGCCGCGGCCGCCTGACCCGTGGCCTGTCCGGCCGCTTGTCCAGCGGCCTGGCCTGCCGCCTGACCCGCCGCCTGGCTGGCCGCTTGTCCACCGGCCTGTCCCGCCGCTTGGCCTGTCGCCTGGCCAGCGGCCTGCCCCGCCGCTTGTCCAGCGGCCTGGCCTCCTGCCTGACCCGCCGCCTGGCCGGCCGCTTGTCCAGCGGCCTGGCCTGCGGTTTGACCGGCCGCCTGGGCGGCCGCCTGGCCGGTGCCCTGTGCGGCGGCCAGGCCGGCGGACTGTCCCGCCGCGGCCCCGGAGGCGGACGCGACGCCGGACGCGGCGCCGGGCATCATCCACGCGGCCAACGGGAACAGCGCGGCCAGGGCGACCGCCGCCCCCGACAGGATCTCGACGCCCCGCGTCTCCCAGTCCCCGCCGTAGGCCTTCCGGGCGATGCGTTCGAGGTCGTCCACGAACGCGGCGGCGCCCGGGGGACGGTCCTCCGGCGCCTTCGCCATGCCCCGCTCCACCAGCGGACGCAGCGGCTCCGGGACGGCCTCGACCGGGACGGCGCCGGTCAGGTGCGCCCGCATCAGCTCGGCGCGCCCGCCCGTGTAGGGCCTGCGCCCGCTGACGCACTCCACGAACACGCAGGTGGCCGAGTAGACGTCGGAGGCCGGGGTGGCGACGTGCCTGTCCCACTGCTCCGGCGCCATGTAGTAGGGCGTCCCGGCGCCTCCCGCCACCTGCCCGGCGGGGGTCGCGATGCCGAAGTCGACGAGGCGGCTCCGCCCGTCCGCCGGGACGACGACGTTGGCGGGCTTGTAGTCGCGGTGCACGACGCCGACCGCGTGCGCCGCCGCCAGGCCCAGCAGCGAGCCCTTGAGGACGGTCAGCGCCGCCTCGGGCCCGAGCGCCCCGTGGCGCTCCAGCACGCGCTTGAGGGAGACGCCGTCGACGGCCTCCATGACGATGGCGGCCGTCCCCGGTCCCTCGATGAGCTGGTAGAGGCGGGCCACGTGCGGGCTGTCCGCCCGGCCGAGCATCACGGCCTCGCGCCGCAGCCGCTCCCGGTCCGCCTCGTCCGCCGAGGCGGCCAGGTACTTGATCGCGACCGGCGTCCCGGAGCCGTCGTGCCGGGCGAGGACCACGCGGCCCTGGGCTCCCTCACCGAGCGTCCGCACCTCCGTGAAACCGCCGACCCGCCACTGCGCCCCGTCCCCGCTCACGCGTCCCTCCGCCCGCTCGAAGATCGCGATGAACCTACCGAATCATGTTCGACCGCGGCGACCGGAACGGGGCGGCGGGCGAGGGCCGCGCGCCTCAGGACCGGGCGGGCACGCGCACCGGCACACCGACCCGGTCGCCGACCCGGTCGCCGGTCCGGTCATCGGCCCGGTCGCCGGTCTCGCCGGCGGGGGCGGCGGCGCGCAGGGCCGTGACGACGGCGCGGATCGCGGGGCGGCGGGCGGCCTCCTCCCGCCACACGGCGTAGACGCGGCGCGACAGCGGGTCGGCCAGCGGGACGATCGCCACCCCCGGCGGCACGTCGCACCGGCCGAGCCGCGGCAGGATCACGTTGCCGAACCCGGCCGCGACGAGCGCCAGCTGCGAGGCGAACTCGTAGACCATGTGCTCGATGCGGGGCTCGCTGTCGACGGCGC
The sequence above is drawn from the Actinomadura hallensis genome and encodes:
- a CDS encoding histidine phosphatase family protein, whose amino-acid sequence is MTEKTIVHLLRHGEVHNPEGVLYGRLPGYRLSEDGVLMAKAAAKWFADRDVAALFSSPLQRALETAAPLADALDLPVTVDDRLIEADNHFEGLTFGAGAGSLRRPEHWYHLRNPFRPSWGEPYKALAARMRAAVIRAREAARGREAVCVSHQLPIWTLRRYAERRRLWHLPNRRECALASVTSLTFVGDRVVDVAYREPAAGIAKGPSVAGA
- a CDS encoding serine/threonine-protein kinase, with the translated sequence MSGDGAQWRVGGFTEVRTLGEGAQGRVVLARHDGSGTPVAIKYLAASADEADRERLRREAVMLGRADSPHVARLYQLIEGPGTAAIVMEAVDGVSLKRVLERHGALGPEAALTVLKGSLLGLAAAHAVGVVHRDYKPANVVVPADGRSRLVDFGIATPAGQVAGGAGTPYYMAPEQWDRHVATPASDVYSATCVFVECVSGRRPYTGGRAELMRAHLTGAVPVEAVPEPLRPLVERGMAKAPEDRPPGAAAFVDDLERIARKAYGGDWETRGVEILSGAAVALAALFPLAAWMMPGAASGVASASGAAAGQSAGLAAAQGTGQAAAQAAGQTAGQAAGQAAGQAAGQAGGQAAGQAAGQAAGQATGQAAGQAGGQAASQAAGQAAGQAAGQAAGQATGQAAAAGKVAGASGVKALLGGGAGVTAAVVGAAAVVVGGGAVAIQRGGGDDPAPGPTAAVTTKAAATVAEVRQCHIRGPLGDSVTPSSGPARITLPAQVDLPDGAIVYRTGQGLLIGPEDGPCEGSIGANSGLNTAGDPRTALITQPWQGAIAGLTSHLCHYFPDSPQARREREQNGGCTSRLTVREDLPTGTPAYRAMLASDDPEEQERSPSPSVAATLATLDSDGVASPIRCTAPADNAGICTAALTYWYLQSLEGEEIGKADLDRAAARIARFVASTRR